In Pseudomonas oryzihabitans, the DNA window GGCGCACACCTTTCCCACCGGCACCCACATTTTCTGGCTCTACTACTGGCTGGCCGCCCAGGGCATTCATCCGCTACGGGACGTGCGCACCGCGCTGGTACCACCACCGCAGATGCCCGAGCACCTGGCCGCCGGCCGGGTCGATGGCTTCTGCGTCGGCGAACCCTGGGGCGCCGCCGCCGTCGCCCGCGGCCAGGGTTTCACCCTGACCACCACCCAGGCGATCTGGCCGGACCATCCGGAAAAGGTGCTGGCCTGCACCGGCCGCTTCGCCGAGCGCTATCCCAATACGGCCCGGGCGTTAATCCGCACCCTGCTCGATGCCAGCCGCTTCATCGAGGAAAGTCGTGAGAACCGCCTCGGCACCGCCCAGCTGATCAGCGATGCCGCCTACGTGAACGCCGATCCGGCGCTGCTGGCCGGACGCTTCCTCGGCCACTACGAAGATGGCCTCGACCACCGCTGGGAGGACGAACATCCCCTGGCCTTCCATCGCCAGGGCGCGGTCAACCCGCCCTATCTCTCCGACGGCCTCTGGTTCCTTACCCAGTTCCGCCGCTGGGGCCTGCTGCGCGAGGACCCGGACTACTTGGCCATCGCCGAGGCCGTGCAATGCACCGAGCTGTACCGCGAGGCTGCCACCGAGCTCGGTCTGGCGGTACCGCCGCCCCGGCGCAGCAGCACCCTGTTCGACGGTCGCACCTGGGACGGCAGTGATCCAGCCGGTTACGCCCGCAGCTTCGCCATCCACGCGCTCAGCGATCACTAGGGAGAACGACCTTGCGCATTCTGCTCATCGACGACACCCCCAAGCAGGTCGGCCGCCTGAAGAGCGCGCTGATCGAAGCCGGTTTCGAGGTCATCGAGGAATCCGGCCTGACCATCGACCTGCCGGCGCGCATCGAGACGCTACGGCCGGACGTCATCCTGTTCGACACCCAGTCACCCGGTCGCGACGTCATGGAACAGGTCTGTCTGGTGACCCGCGACCAGCCGCGCCCCATCGTCATGTTCACCGACGAACACGACCCGGCGGTGATGCGCCGGGCCATCCAGTCCGGCGTAAGCGCCTATATCGTGGAGGGCATCCAGACCAGTCGCCTGCAGGCCATCATCGACGTCGCCCGCGCCCGCTTCGAGACCGACCAGGCGCTGCGCGCCGAACTCCAGGCCCGCGAGCAGCAGTTGCTGGAGCGCAAGAAGGTCGACCAGGCCAAGGGCCTGCTGATGAAGATGCGTGGTTGCAGCGAGGACGAGGCCTACACCCTGATGCGCCGCCAGGCCATGAGCAAGCAACAGAAGCTGATCCAGGTGGCCGACCAGATCATCGCCATGAGCGAATTGCTGGGCTGAACCGGCGCCAGGGGCAGAACTCTGGAAATAGTCTGGCACCGATTTGTGTGGCAATATCCGCGCCCCCTGGATATCCACGCTCGAAAAGGACTTCTGTCATGAGCTCGCTGCAAGCTGAAATGCTGGTCGAACAAAAGGTCGCCAATGCGCGCAAATCCACCGGCGCCGCCTACCTGATCTGGTTTTTTCTCGGCATGCTCGGCGGTCATCGCTTTTACCTCGGCCGCACCGGCACCGCCGCCATCATGCTGGTGCTCTCGCTGCTCGGCTGGGTCACCTTCTTCATCCCCTGGATCATCCTGGGTATCTGGTGCCTGATCGACGCCTTCCTCATCCCTGGCATGATCCAGCAGCATCAGGACAAGGCACGCCAGCAGGCGCGGCTGGAAGTGGCGGCGCTGCAGACGAGCCACGCGCTCTGAGCCGTTCCGGGGCGCTTCGCCACCCGACAGCACCCCGCTGATTTTTTCCTCGACAAGCGCAGCGGCCTGCGGCTACTGTCCGCTGCAGGTCACCTCCTGTGACCCACGTCGCTCGGACGGTTCCGGGCGCTTACGTACTTCGAGGAACGCATGACTGATTCCAGTCCCGTGCGCCGCTTTGCGCGCATCGATCGCCTGCCCCCCTACGTCTTCAACATCACCGCCGAACTCAAGATGGCCGCGCGCCGTCGGGGTGAGGACATCATCGATCTGTCCATGGGCAATCCCGACGGCCCTACCCCGCCGCACATCGTCGAGAAGCTCTGCCAAGTCGCCCAGCGCGAAGACACTCACGGCTATTCCAGCTCCAAGGGCATTCCCCGCCTGCGTCGCGCCATCTCCCACTGGTATCGCGACCGCTATCAGGTGGAAATCGACGCCGACAGCGAAGCCATCGTCACCATTGGCTCCAAGGAAGGCCTGGCGCACCTGATGCTGGCGACCCTGGATGCCGGCGACACCGTACTGGTGCCCAACCCCAGCTACCCGATCCACATCTATGGCGCGGTGATCGCCGGGGCACAGGTGCGCTCGGTGCCCCTGGTGCAGGGCATGGACTTCTTCGCCGAACTGGAAAGAGCCATCCGCGAGAGCATTCCCAAGCCGAAGATGATGATCCTCGGTTTCCCTTCCAACCCCACCGCCCAATGCGTGGAGCTGGACTTCTTCGAGCGCGTGGTGGAATTGGCCAAGCGCTACAACGTGCTGGTGGTGCACGACCTGGCCTATGCCGACATCGTCTTCGACGGCTGGCAGGCGCCCTCCATCATGCAGGTGCCCGGGGCCAAGGACATCGCGGTGGAATTCTTCACCCTGTCCAAGAGCTACAACATGGCCGGCTGGCGGATCGGCTTCATGGTCGGCAATCCCGAGCTGGTCGCCGCCCTGGCGCGGATCAAGAGCTACCACGACTATGGCACCTTCACCCCACTGCAGGTGGCGGCCATCGCCGCCCTGGAAGGCGACCAGCAGTGCGTGCGCGACATCGCCCAGCAGTACCAGCAGCGTCGTGACGTGCTGGTGCGTGGCCTGCACGAAGCCGGCTGGATGGTGGAGATCCCCAAGGCCTCCATGTACGTCTGGGCCAAGATTCCCGAGCCCTACGCCCAGCTGGGCTCGCTGGAATTCGCCAAGAAGCTGCTCGCCGAGGCCAAGGTCTGCGTCTCGCCAGGTCTGGGCTTCGGGGACTATGGCGACGACCACGTGCGCTTCGCGCTGATCGAGAACCAGGACCGCATCCGCCAGGCGGTGCGCGGTATCAAGCAGATGTTCCGCGCCGATGGCCTGCTGCCCAAGGTTGCCTCGCGTAAAACGGGGGTCGAACCGGCCTGAGTCATCGCCGCGCCGTCGACCGGCGGCGCGGCGAATCCTTGCCGGTTCTGGTGTTCCAAGCTATAAGCGCCTAGTGCACCCTCGGGATATCGTCATGCTGAAAGGCCTGTTCAACCTGCTCAAATCGCCCTCCGCGGACGACCTCAAGCTGGCCGCGAGCATCAACAACTCCTACAAGTCCATGCGCGTGGTCGGCCGCGGCACCCTGCGCATCGACCCGGCGGAGGTCTTCGACTCCCCCGAATTCAAGGAAGACCTGGACCGCGCCCGGCGGCTCATCAACCGCTGATGTTCCTGCTGCTGCTCCTGCCGATCCTGGTCAGCGGTTTTCTCGTCTGCCACAAGCATCCGCTGTACTTCTATCGCCTGCATCGCTACGAGGGCCAGTACCTCTATCTGCAGAGCGCCCGCTTCGGTCTGTTCTGCACCCTGCTCGCCGTGAGCCTGCACCTGGGCATCGCCCAATTGCTGCAGGGGCGCAGCTGGTCATGGGGTGAGCGGACCTTTTCCCTCGACTATTTCGCGGGTCTCGCCGAGTTGTTGCGCCGCACTGGTACCCTGGACGATCCGCTGCAGGCCGCCTGGATCCTGCTGGTGACGGTGACCGCCTTGCTGATCCCCACGGCCTGGGCAGCACTGGCTCGCTCGACCATCAAGCGCAAGTACGGCCTGACCGAGGACAACTACCGCACCTTTATCCTGGCCGGCATCCTCAAGGACAGTCCGCTGGACGATCTGCTGATGACCGCCTCGATCAACCGGGAGACGCTGATGCTGACCCTGGAAGAGCGCAAGGTGTATGTCGGTCGCATTACCACCCTGGGCGAGCCGAGCGAAACGGAAGGGGCCGACCAGGACGTCTGCATCAAGCCGATCATGAGTGGCTACCGCGACAAGGACAAACTCTGGGTGACCTTCACCACCCATTATGCGGACAAGGGCAAGGACATCTACCTGACGCTGAAACAGAGCCAGATCGTCTCGGCGACGCGCTTCGATTTCGACGCCTATGAAGCGTTTCGCTCAAGCGTCAGCCGCAATTGATAGGGTTTGGCGACGCTTTCGCAGGGAACGTATGACTTTTTAGGCAGGTCCCATTTTGCAGGCGCATTCACTGCCACGCGGTGACGCCCTTTCCTAACTGCCTAAGAAATCAGGAGCACGTCCATGACGCCCATGCTGAAGAAAGCCTCCAGCCTGTCCCTCGCCATCCTGCTGGCTGCCGGTGCCGGTCTGGCCCAGGCCGCTGACAAGCTGTCTCCGGCCGAATTCGTCGACGACGCCTCGGCCAAGGGCATCGCTGAGATCGAAGCAGGCAAGCTGGCCCTGGAAAAGAGCAAGTCCCAGGACATCAAGACCTTCGCCCAGAGCATGATCGACGACCACACCAAGGCCAACGAGCAGCTCAAGAGCCTGGCCCAGGAGAAGAAGCTGAAAGTCTCCACAGACGCAGAGCTGATGGACAAGGCCAAGGCCATGATCCTGCAGGTGCGTGACGATTCCTTCGATCGCTCCTACGCCAACAACCAGGTCGTAGCCCACGAGCAGACCATCGAGATCTTCCGCACCGAAGCCAAGAACAGCGATGACGCCGCGCTGAAGGCTTTCGCCGAGAAGACTCTGCCGAAGCTGGAACACCACCTGCAGGAAGCCAAGGCGCTGCAGACCAAGTACGCCAAGTAATAGGGTTATCCCGATAGAAAAGGCCGTGGCGAGTGATCGCCACGGCCTTTTCTTTTAGCCTATCGCGGCCGCTCCCACAGGGCGCCAATAGAGGGCGACTTTTTGTAGCTACGCCCAATCCTTGGGCGGTGGCTTGCCCCGATACCCATTCCGAATCCCGCCAAGGCCCGTGACTACCGGGCTCGCACGACTTGGCGTCGCTCTTGCAAAGACCTGGGCAGCGGTGGCCAACGGCGGTCACCCCAATCGACAAAGGCGTCAGTTCACCTCCCGGCAACGGGTCAGGGTGACTGGCGCCTTTTTCATGCCCGTGACGTGCCCGAGGTGCCTCCATGAGTCCCAGTTTCTGGAAAGCCGGCCATGCGCCGACCCTGTTCGCCGCCTTCCTGTACTTCGACCTCAGCTTCATGGTCTGGTACGTGCTCGGCCCCATGGCCGTGCAGATCGCCACCGACCTGCAATTGACCACCCAGCAGCGCAGCCTGATGGTGGCGACGCCCATCCTCGCCGGGGCGGTCCTGCGCCTGATCCTGGGCTTCGTCGCTGATCGACTGTCGCCGAAGACCGCCGGCATCATCGGCCAGGTGGTGGTGATCCTGGCGCTGCTGGTGGCCTGGCAGCACGGCGTGCACAGCTATGAGCAAACCCTGGTGCTGGGCCTGTTCCTCGGCTTCGCCGGGGCCTCCTTCGCCGTGGCCCTGCCGCTGGCCTCCCAGTGGTATCCGCCGCAGCACCAGGGCAAGGCCCTGGGCATCGCCGGCGCCGGCAATTCCGGCACCGTGTTAGCCGCTCTCTTCGCCCCGGCGCTGGCCAAGGCCTTTGGCTGGACCAACGTGTTCGGCTTCGCGCTGATCCCGTTGATCCTGACCCTGGTGGTCTTCGTGCTCTGTGCGCGCAACGCACCGGAACGCCCGGCCCCGAAGAAGCTGGCGGACTACGCCCGTGCCCTGGGC includes these proteins:
- a CDS encoding CmpA/NrtA family ABC transporter substrate-binding protein, which produces MPAQFPPHAAHLWVAGSDAPEKPELNLGFLPLSDAASLIVAATQGFGEPHGLTLNLHRQPSWSALRDNLLNGHLDAAHCLYGLVYGMHLGLGGTPATDMAVLMGLAQNGQSLNLARSLTREGVQDTASLVERIRQPGTSPLTLAHTFPTGTHIFWLYYWLAAQGIHPLRDVRTALVPPPQMPEHLAAGRVDGFCVGEPWGAAAVARGQGFTLTTTQAIWPDHPEKVLACTGRFAERYPNTARALIRTLLDASRFIEESRENRLGTAQLISDAAYVNADPALLAGRFLGHYEDGLDHRWEDEHPLAFHRQGAVNPPYLSDGLWFLTQFRRWGLLREDPDYLAIAEAVQCTELYREAATELGLAVPPPRRSSTLFDGRTWDGSDPAGYARSFAIHALSDH
- a CDS encoding ANTAR domain-containing response regulator, whose amino-acid sequence is MRILLIDDTPKQVGRLKSALIEAGFEVIEESGLTIDLPARIETLRPDVILFDTQSPGRDVMEQVCLVTRDQPRPIVMFTDEHDPAVMRRAIQSGVSAYIVEGIQTSRLQAIIDVARARFETDQALRAELQAREQQLLERKKVDQAKGLLMKMRGCSEDEAYTLMRRQAMSKQQKLIQVADQIIAMSELLG
- a CDS encoding TM2 domain-containing protein, with protein sequence MSSLQAEMLVEQKVANARKSTGAAYLIWFFLGMLGGHRFYLGRTGTAAIMLVLSLLGWVTFFIPWIILGIWCLIDAFLIPGMIQQHQDKARQQARLEVAALQTSHAL
- the alaC gene encoding alanine transaminase, which gives rise to MTDSSPVRRFARIDRLPPYVFNITAELKMAARRRGEDIIDLSMGNPDGPTPPHIVEKLCQVAQREDTHGYSSSKGIPRLRRAISHWYRDRYQVEIDADSEAIVTIGSKEGLAHLMLATLDAGDTVLVPNPSYPIHIYGAVIAGAQVRSVPLVQGMDFFAELERAIRESIPKPKMMILGFPSNPTAQCVELDFFERVVELAKRYNVLVVHDLAYADIVFDGWQAPSIMQVPGAKDIAVEFFTLSKSYNMAGWRIGFMVGNPELVAALARIKSYHDYGTFTPLQVAAIAALEGDQQCVRDIAQQYQQRRDVLVRGLHEAGWMVEIPKASMYVWAKIPEPYAQLGSLEFAKKLLAEAKVCVSPGLGFGDYGDDHVRFALIENQDRIRQAVRGIKQMFRADGLLPKVASRKTGVEPA
- a CDS encoding DUF4142 domain-containing protein, with the translated sequence MTPMLKKASSLSLAILLAAGAGLAQAADKLSPAEFVDDASAKGIAEIEAGKLALEKSKSQDIKTFAQSMIDDHTKANEQLKSLAQEKKLKVSTDAELMDKAKAMILQVRDDSFDRSYANNQVVAHEQTIEIFRTEAKNSDDAALKAFAEKTLPKLEHHLQEAKALQTKYAK
- a CDS encoding nitrate/nitrite transporter — translated: MSPSFWKAGHAPTLFAAFLYFDLSFMVWYVLGPMAVQIATDLQLTTQQRSLMVATPILAGAVLRLILGFVADRLSPKTAGIIGQVVVILALLVAWQHGVHSYEQTLVLGLFLGFAGASFAVALPLASQWYPPQHQGKALGIAGAGNSGTVLAALFAPALAKAFGWTNVFGFALIPLILTLVVFVLCARNAPERPAPKKLADYARALGDQDSWWFMFFYSVTFGGFLGLASTLPGYFHDQYALEPVIAGYYTAACVFAGSLMRPLGGALADRIGGIRALLGMYTVAAICIAAVGFHLPSAMAALALFVVAMLSLGAGNGAVFQLVPQRFRKEIGVMTGLIGMAGGIGGFALTAGLGTIKQATGDYQLGLWLFAGLGVLAWFGLLSVKRRWRTTWGSAAVTAARV